In Falsibacillus pallidus, the genomic window TAATGTAATGAAAAACATTCACAGCCAGCATCCTCCTTTTATGTTCTAAGCTGATTTTCCTATTTTCACTATATGTCCAAATCAATCAGACAAGACTTAAAATGACATATTTTACTTTAATGAAAAAACGCCCGGCCATTGGCCAGACGTTTCGAAAATTATTTCATTCCTGTGCTGAGTGCACGCGGCTTCTTTCTCAAGAGGAATACAATCGGCACTCCGAGCGCGCATATAATGGAAGCCGTTAAAAAGACATCATTCGTTGCCATGGCTTTTGCATGCTCTGCTAAGCGGGCTGTCAGGTTATTTTCTTTTAGTTCCATTCCATGTGTAAGCGAACGCGCCGCCAGGATGGAGCTGAAAACCCCAATGGAAAGGGCTCCGGTAGCTTGTCTGATCCAATTCGTAACAGCTGAACCATGTCCCGCATTTTCTTTCGGGATGGCTGTCATTCCAGCATTTGTAACAGGCATGAAAGCAAATGCAATACCCACATAGCGCAGCGTCATCCAACCAGCCACATAGAGATTAGTCGATTGAAGTGTCAGATGGCTGAGCTCCCATGTTGAGAAGCCAACAAGAATAATTCCGCTCATGATCAATGGAAAAGGTCCAATCTTGGAATACAATTTCCCCACAATCGGTGTGGAAAATGCCATCACAACAGATCCCGGCAAGAGGACCAGCGCTGTATCAAGAGCCGATTCGTGCTGAATGTTTTGCAGGAAAATAGGAATCAGGAAGGATCCTGAATAGAGAGATGCCGTAATGATACAGTTGATGATCAAACTGTATGTGAATCTATTAAACTTAAAGACCCTTAAATTCAATAAAGGCTCACTCACCGTCAGTTCCCGTCTGATAAATAAAATCAATGAGATTGTTCCAATTCCAATGCAGGAAAGAGTCTTAACAGATGTCCATCCCCACGCGTTTCCTTCGCTGAATGCAAGCAGGAGCAGAGTACTGCTTGCGATAACGGTGATAAAACCGAATAAATCAAACGAAGCTTTTTTATTCAAACGATAATAAGGAACAAATAAACTGGCAGCAACAATCGCTGCGATTCCGATCGGCAGATTCAGCATAAACAGGGATTCCCAACCGAAATACTCAGTCAGCCATCCCCCAAGTGTCGGTCCGAATGCAGGTGCCAGCATGGAAGATAAACTCCAGAGGCTCATCGCGAATGCCTGCCTTTCTTTCTCCACTAATTGATAAATCATCGTCATCGTGGTTGGGATGAT contains:
- a CDS encoding MDR family MFS transporter; amino-acid sequence: MDTMESKKSSFWLIMLAIFFGNFMAILSTTTINVAFPIFITEFHANLGSVQWMMAGFMLATGVIAPTVGFFGDLLSYKRLYIIALSGFTLFSGMCIIAWNIESLVTFRILQGVFSGAIIPTTMTMIYQLVEKERQAFAMSLWSLSSMLAPAFGPTLGGWLTEYFGWESLFMLNLPIGIAAIVAASLFVPYYRLNKKASFDLFGFITVIASSTLLLLAFSEGNAWGWTSVKTLSCIGIGTISLILFIRRELTVSEPLLNLRVFKFNRFTYSLIINCIITASLYSGSFLIPIFLQNIQHESALDTALVLLPGSVVMAFSTPIVGKLYSKIGPFPLIMSGIILVGFSTWELSHLTLQSTNLYVAGWMTLRYVGIAFAFMPVTNAGMTAIPKENAGHGSAVTNWIRQATGALSIGVFSSILAARSLTHGMELKENNLTARLAEHAKAMATNDVFLTASIICALGVPIVFLLRKKPRALSTGMK